Proteins encoded in a region of the Paenibacillus sp. E222 genome:
- a CDS encoding NUDIX domain-containing protein — translation MTPERFDIYDDQQNWIGTELRSVVHAEGFWHRSFHCWIVRDEGSQRLVLFQRRRDIKDTFPGCYDITAAGHLTAGEQLHEASRELDEELGVQAPFETLTYLLTARQQLEGQVRGVPFIDREFSSVFGLCLNQPLEAYTLQASEVDSLYEVPLEDLIALFRGDIHVIQAAGVQAVQSVSNQMDQANRNSVPLPVQTRHMREIRAAEFVPHGTEYYIDVLEALVHLRKN, via the coding sequence ATGACCCCAGAACGTTTCGACATTTACGACGATCAGCAAAATTGGATAGGTACAGAGCTGCGCAGCGTGGTCCATGCCGAGGGATTCTGGCACCGTTCATTCCACTGCTGGATCGTGCGGGACGAAGGTTCACAGCGGTTGGTTCTATTTCAGCGAAGACGGGATATCAAGGATACCTTCCCCGGATGTTACGACATTACCGCAGCAGGGCATCTCACAGCCGGAGAACAGCTGCATGAAGCCAGTCGTGAGCTTGACGAAGAACTGGGCGTGCAAGCACCTTTTGAAACGCTGACCTACCTGTTGACGGCAAGACAGCAACTTGAAGGGCAGGTTCGCGGCGTACCTTTTATTGATCGGGAATTCAGCTCTGTCTTTGGACTGTGCTTGAACCAGCCTCTCGAAGCCTATACCTTGCAGGCAAGCGAGGTCGACAGCCTCTACGAAGTGCCTTTGGAAGACTTGATTGCCTTGTTCCGTGGCGATATCCATGTGATTCAAGCCGCAGGAGTGCAAGCCGTGCAGTCAGTGTCCAATCAGATGGATCAGGCAAATCGAAACTCTGTTCCTCTCCCCGTTCAAACACGTCACATGCGCGAGATTAGAGCAGCCGAGTTCGTGCCACACGGTACGGAATATTATATCGATGTACTTGAAGCGTTAGTTCACTTGCGCAAAAACTAA
- a CDS encoding zinc ribbon domain-containing protein, which translates to MKLLQRIKNGANKATERAQHAVEIGKINNQIVGLQQEQEVHFTDMGRIFYEGYRAQDMTRAEKEMVDLSGLCDELQDEIDGLRNKIAQLKNERLCECGHVATLDANFCPKCGRKLGEFKPAAASVGGTSPARQEAAVAHSPERPIYDAPVEEELEEAEPYHTVIPSIADLETESEYNSTEFTQEEKEAFDAEWERRRDEEMQRERERQQELDERIRYWKENNPIVNTVDVQTEVPREMVNCQICAAELPKGSKWCPRCGAEQI; encoded by the coding sequence ATGAAACTGCTTCAGCGAATTAAGAACGGAGCAAACAAAGCAACAGAGCGTGCCCAGCACGCCGTTGAAATCGGTAAAATTAATAATCAGATTGTGGGCTTGCAGCAGGAACAGGAAGTCCATTTTACAGATATGGGTCGTATCTTCTATGAAGGTTATCGCGCACAGGACATGACGCGTGCCGAAAAAGAGATGGTGGATCTATCGGGGCTGTGCGATGAATTGCAGGACGAGATCGATGGACTGCGCAACAAGATTGCACAACTGAAAAATGAGCGGTTATGCGAGTGTGGACACGTCGCTACACTGGATGCCAACTTCTGTCCGAAATGCGGACGCAAGTTGGGTGAGTTCAAACCCGCAGCAGCATCTGTAGGAGGAACAAGCCCTGCGAGACAGGAAGCAGCCGTGGCCCACAGCCCGGAGCGACCGATCTACGATGCGCCAGTTGAAGAGGAACTGGAGGAAGCTGAGCCGTATCACACGGTGATTCCGTCCATTGCGGACCTGGAGACCGAATCCGAGTATAACAGTACGGAGTTTACCCAAGAGGAAAAGGAAGCGTTCGATGCCGAGTGGGAACGCCGTCGGGATGAAGAAATGCAACGGGAGCGTGAGCGCCAGCAGGAGCTGGATGAGCGTATTCGGTACTGGAAAGAAAATAATCCAATCGTGAACACCGTGGACGTACAGACCGAAGTGCCACGCGAAATGGTGAACTGTCAGATTTGTGCAGCAGAGCTGCCCAAAGGCTCGAAATGGTGCCCACGCTGCGGAGCAGAACAGATCTGA
- a CDS encoding TrmB family transcriptional regulator — protein sequence MDQLLHHLRHLGFTEMESKIMVELARQGSASGYEVAKRLGVSRSNVYATLQRLEQRGFLRCSAGEPAKYSVLKPEEMTSMISSQMRASLEYVQSSMPQHEPEKPVFYNIEGDKNVFENLSRELAEAKHEIVVDVWREEAELLRADLQRAEDRGVRLLWSCDGGEGIMDQPAPWPGLPSYGADNGRKFSLVVDRRWCMLGMRGESCATQAMVTEHPVMTGLLLNHFAQELVLYELEQDMGDELESRYGTRYENLSARYWSVPSE from the coding sequence ATGGACCAACTGCTGCATCATTTGCGTCATCTGGGGTTTACCGAGATGGAATCTAAAATTATGGTGGAACTCGCTCGCCAAGGTTCGGCCTCGGGATATGAGGTTGCAAAAAGGCTGGGTGTGTCCCGTTCCAATGTATATGCCACCCTGCAACGGCTGGAACAGCGGGGATTCCTGCGCTGCAGCGCTGGTGAGCCTGCGAAGTACAGTGTCTTGAAGCCTGAAGAGATGACAAGCATGATCTCAAGTCAGATGCGTGCATCTCTTGAATATGTGCAGAGCAGTATGCCGCAGCATGAGCCGGAGAAGCCGGTCTTTTACAACATTGAAGGCGACAAAAATGTATTTGAGAATCTAAGCCGTGAACTGGCTGAGGCCAAACATGAGATTGTGGTGGACGTGTGGCGTGAGGAAGCGGAGTTGTTGCGTGCAGACTTGCAGCGTGCTGAAGATCGAGGTGTGCGCCTTTTATGGTCATGTGATGGCGGAGAGGGTATTATGGATCAGCCAGCTCCTTGGCCTGGTTTGCCCTCATACGGAGCAGATAATGGCCGAAAGTTCTCTTTAGTGGTCGATCGTCGTTGGTGTATGTTAGGGATGCGCGGGGAATCTTGCGCCACTCAAGCGATGGTAACAGAACATCCGGTCATGACCGGACTGCTGCTGAATCATTTTGCTCAGGAATTGGTGTTGTATGAACTGGAGCAAGACATGGGGGATGAACTGGAGTCTCGTTACGGGACTCGATACGAAAACCTCTCAGCACGTTATTGGTCCGTACCTTCAGAGTGA